A single genomic interval of Lathyrus oleraceus cultivar Zhongwan6 chromosome 7, CAAS_Psat_ZW6_1.0, whole genome shotgun sequence harbors:
- the LOC127108187 gene encoding vesicle-associated protein 1-2, whose product MTNISKYNNTLSHVISLLQLSLSLSLSNTTVFLHRKINTDLSLRRFFSDLSAMSSSELLQIHPQELQFPFELRKQISCSLQLSNKSDNYVAFKVKTTNPKKYCVRPNNGVVLPRSTCDVTVTMQGQKEAPPDMQCKDKFLLQSVVASPGATTKDITPEMFNKESGYEVDERKLRVVYVAPPQPPSPVREGSDEDSSPRASVSENGHSSAVEFQASKAFNERVEQKDASFQARTLTAKVIEERNSVVEQNKKLRQELELLRRAPNRSGGGIPFMYVVIVGLVGIILGYLLKRT is encoded by the exons ATGACAAATATTTCCAAGTACAACAACACTCTGTCCCACGTTATTAGTCTTCTCcagctctctctctctctctctctctctaacaCAACCGTTTTTCTTCACCGGAAAATCAACACTGATCTTAGTCTCCGCCGATTCTTCTCCGATCTCTCCGCCATGAGTTCCAGCGAGCTCCTCCAGATACACCCTCAGGAGCTACAGTTCCCTT TTGAATTGAGGAAGCAGATCTCATGCTCTTTGCAATTATCTAACAAGTCAGATAATTATGTAGCTTTCAAG GTTAAGACCACAAATCCAAAGAAGTATTGTGTTAGGCCTAACAATGGAGTTGTGTTGCCTAGGTCTACTTGTGATGTTACAG TTACCATGCAAGGGCAAAAGGAGGCACCTCCTGACATGCAATGCAAAGATAAGTTTCTCCTTCAAAGCGTAGTTGCAAGCCCTGGAGCAACAACGAAAGATATCACTCCGGAAATG TTTAATAAAGAGTCTGGCTATGAGGTTGATGAGCGCAAATTGAGAGTTGTCTATGTTGCTCCTCCTCAACCACCATCCCCAGTTCGTGAAGGATCCGACGAAGATTCGTCTCCTCGAGCATCAGTATCAGAAAATGGGCATTCAAGTGCTGTGGAGTTTCAG GCTTCAAAAGCATTCAACGAACGGGTTGAACAGAAGGATGCTTCATTTCAG GCAAGAACGCTTACTGCAAAGGTGATTGAGGAGAGGAATTCTGTTGTTGAGCAAAATAAAAAGCTTCGGCAAGAACTA GAGCTTTTGAGGCGTGCGCCCAACAGAAGCGGCGGTGGTATACCCTTTATGTATGTAGTTATTGTTGGCTTGGTTGGCATCATTTTGGGCTACCTATTGAAGAGAACATGA